The Kangiella marina genome window below encodes:
- a CDS encoding formimidoylglutamate deiminase yields MTSIHPQQIFAKSILLADGWQENVLLEHDSNGVITKIKPQTEKPANFSGKVIDGAVIPGMVNNHSHAFQWAMAGLGEVSGGASGGSNKDAKDSFWTWRKAMYGFVENIEPEDLNHIASALYMQMLKAGYTSVGEFHYLHHDKNGSFYENPAEMSLQIFEAGKNSGIDVTLLPVFYRYSGFGSQAPNDGQKRFIHSQEAYGRLLEQVHSLSSEYNQSYGIAPHSLRAVDKSDLKFAVEALRSHSDSAPIHIHIAEQTKEVDDCVAHYGQRPVEWLYENLSPDDKWCLIHATHLTDNEVKSIADSKAVVSICTTTEANLGDGFFPMKEFKAKGGRWSVGSDSHISVNAIEELRWLEYQQRLREHSRTVLVDGANSSTGHWLWTQAAQGGAQSLQQPVGQIAVGYKANFVELNLESLVFTGKSQEQLLDAFIFNHQADNDAIDAVWVRGQKVVEQGKHVSQSVIVDGFKSSLKRLQA; encoded by the coding sequence ATGACAAGTATTCACCCGCAACAGATTTTCGCTAAATCAATACTGTTGGCCGACGGCTGGCAGGAGAACGTGTTGTTGGAGCACGATTCTAATGGGGTTATCACTAAAATTAAACCACAAACCGAGAAACCCGCAAACTTTAGTGGAAAAGTGATTGATGGCGCGGTGATACCTGGTATGGTCAATAATCACTCCCATGCGTTCCAGTGGGCGATGGCCGGTCTGGGCGAAGTGAGCGGCGGCGCCAGTGGCGGCTCTAATAAAGATGCAAAAGACAGCTTTTGGACATGGCGCAAAGCGATGTACGGTTTTGTGGAGAATATTGAGCCAGAGGACTTGAACCATATCGCCAGCGCACTTTATATGCAGATGTTAAAAGCGGGTTACACTTCGGTGGGCGAGTTTCATTATTTACATCATGACAAGAACGGTAGCTTTTACGAGAATCCTGCAGAAATGTCGTTACAGATTTTTGAAGCAGGTAAAAACAGTGGCATTGATGTCACCTTATTGCCGGTATTCTATCGCTACAGCGGTTTCGGGTCACAAGCACCAAACGATGGGCAGAAACGTTTTATTCACTCACAAGAGGCTTACGGACGCCTTTTGGAGCAGGTTCATTCGCTATCGTCAGAGTACAACCAAAGCTACGGTATCGCGCCGCATTCGTTGCGAGCCGTGGACAAAAGCGACCTCAAATTTGCAGTTGAAGCGTTACGGTCGCACTCAGACTCAGCGCCGATCCATATTCACATCGCGGAGCAAACCAAGGAAGTGGACGATTGTGTGGCGCATTATGGTCAGCGCCCGGTTGAGTGGCTTTACGAGAACCTAAGTCCTGATGACAAGTGGTGTTTAATTCACGCCACGCATTTAACCGACAACGAAGTGAAGTCGATTGCTGACTCTAAAGCAGTAGTCTCGATCTGTACAACCACCGAAGCCAATCTTGGCGATGGTTTCTTCCCAATGAAGGAATTTAAGGCAAAGGGTGGTCGCTGGTCAGTGGGTAGCGATAGCCATATCTCTGTGAATGCGATTGAAGAGTTACGTTGGTTGGAGTATCAGCAGCGTTTACGTGAGCATTCAAGAACGGTATTGGTTGATGGTGCTAACAGCTCTACGGGGCACTGGTTGTGGACTCAGGCTGCGCAGGGCGGAGCACAAAGTCTACAACAACCAGTTGGACAGATTGCCGTCGGTTATAAAGCAAACTTTGTAGAGCTTAACCTTGAGTCACTAGTGTTTACGGGTAAATCCCAAGAGCAACTTCTCGATGCCTTTATTTTTAACCATCAAGCGGACAACGATGCGATTGATGCGGTTTGGGTTCGAGGGCAAAAAGTGGTCGAGCAGGGCAAGCATGTTTCTCAGTCTGTAATCGTCGATGGTTTTAAATCGAGTCTTAAGCGCTTACAGGCTTGA
- the hutI gene encoding imidazolonepropionase gives MSQSETKPFDYIIHNVNIATLSDQYASEDNPYGVIEKGAIGVNDGLISYIGTSNPELDAKETIDAQGQWLTPGLIDCHTHLVYGGNRANEFEMRLNGVAYEEIAKAGGGIISSVKATRQATEEELFQSAAKRLQSFIDEGVTTIEIKSGYGLDTENEIKMLKVAKRLEQEFPIRVSTTFLGAHALPPEFKGDGSKDNSDGYIDLVCNDMIPQISELGLADCVDAFCENIGFTYEQTERVFKAAQKHGLKVKLHAEQLSDQSGAGLAADYNALSADHLEYLSQDSIDKMAKSGTVAVLLPGAFYFLRETKLPPIDELRQAGVPIAVASDSNPGTSPAQSLLLMLNMACTLFRMTPLEALQGVTINAAKALGLEDKVGSIEIGKSAELALWDIDHPNQLSYQLGGNNLVKVYNSTNKQ, from the coding sequence ATGAGCCAGAGTGAAACGAAACCTTTTGATTACATTATTCACAACGTCAATATCGCGACTTTGTCCGACCAGTACGCCAGCGAAGACAATCCCTACGGTGTCATCGAAAAGGGCGCGATTGGCGTTAATGATGGCCTGATTTCGTATATTGGCACTTCTAACCCTGAACTTGATGCAAAAGAAACGATTGATGCCCAAGGCCAATGGCTCACTCCTGGTCTCATCGACTGCCACACGCACCTTGTCTATGGCGGTAATCGTGCAAACGAATTTGAAATGCGGCTCAATGGCGTCGCTTACGAAGAGATCGCCAAAGCTGGTGGCGGTATTATTTCTAGCGTTAAAGCCACCCGCCAAGCCACCGAAGAAGAGCTCTTCCAAAGCGCCGCCAAACGTTTACAAAGCTTTATTGACGAAGGCGTAACCACGATTGAAATCAAATCGGGCTATGGTTTAGATACTGAGAACGAAATTAAAATGCTCAAAGTCGCCAAGCGACTGGAGCAAGAATTTCCTATCCGCGTCAGCACCACCTTCCTTGGCGCACATGCGTTGCCGCCCGAATTTAAAGGCGATGGCTCAAAAGATAACTCTGATGGGTATATCGACTTAGTCTGTAATGACATGATCCCTCAAATCTCTGAACTGGGTTTAGCAGACTGTGTCGATGCATTCTGTGAAAACATCGGTTTTACTTACGAGCAAACCGAACGCGTTTTTAAAGCCGCACAAAAACATGGCCTCAAAGTCAAACTGCACGCTGAACAGCTATCCGATCAGTCTGGCGCAGGCTTAGCCGCAGACTATAACGCCCTATCCGCAGATCATTTAGAATACTTGTCACAAGACTCCATCGACAAAATGGCCAAGAGCGGCACAGTTGCGGTGCTACTACCAGGCGCTTTCTACTTCCTGCGCGAGACCAAGCTGCCACCAATAGACGAACTGCGCCAAGCAGGCGTACCCATTGCCGTCGCCTCCGACAGCAACCCCGGCACCTCGCCAGCGCAATCACTATTGCTCATGCTCAATATGGCCTGCACTCTCTTCCGTATGACGCCCCTTGAAGCACTACAAGGCGTCACCATCAACGCCGCTAAAGCTCTAGGACTAGAAGATAAGGTGGGCAGTATTGAAATAGGCAAAAGCGCTGAACTCGCGCTGTGGGATATTGACCACCCTAATCAGTTAAGTTATCAGTTAGGTGGGAATAACTTAGTTAAAGTTTATAACTCGACTAATAAACAATAG
- a CDS encoding N-formylglutamate amidohydrolase, translating into MNSKSLTERFKKQQIEPSEFNHLAHLQVAWDYIHEYSMVEAREKFHQDIIKLTKVLGAEEKYHRTLTDFFLDYLYQVKWYLNHSGASSESWSAVEQQCPLLISDAKKLISYYYSDELINSDLARTQYVEADIMILDRASLRFSEAEIPVFDLVEQDSPIIVSMPHHGQFIPHDVLEQMTDTALNSADTDWYLVQLYDYLEELKVTRINANYSRYLIDLNRDCSGKVLYKGADNTELCPTSTFDLEALYEEDEEPDSHEVARRTELYWKPYHQELERLIKQAKDKFGYCLLFEAHTIQSHVPRFFDGQLPDFNFGTNEGQTVSDELKAVLENFDTGDYSKIINGRFKGGFITRQYAKPEDNIYTIQLELSQATYLNEKLRLFDKEKAHKVGGVIKDLVLKLQCAAFDRY; encoded by the coding sequence ATGAATTCTAAATCTTTAACCGAACGATTTAAAAAGCAGCAAATAGAACCGAGTGAATTCAATCACTTGGCGCATTTACAAGTTGCTTGGGATTATATCCATGAATACTCTATGGTCGAGGCTCGCGAAAAGTTCCATCAGGATATTATCAAGCTGACCAAAGTTCTTGGCGCCGAAGAAAAGTATCATCGAACGCTGACCGACTTCTTTTTAGATTACCTGTACCAAGTAAAGTGGTACTTAAATCATTCAGGCGCAAGCTCGGAATCATGGAGTGCGGTAGAGCAACAGTGTCCGTTATTGATTAGCGACGCCAAAAAGCTGATTAGTTACTATTACAGCGATGAATTAATCAATTCAGACCTCGCACGAACTCAGTATGTCGAGGCTGATATTATGATTTTGGATAGAGCCAGCCTGCGTTTTAGTGAGGCTGAAATACCAGTATTCGATCTAGTCGAGCAGGATTCGCCTATTATTGTTTCGATGCCGCATCACGGGCAGTTTATCCCGCATGATGTCTTAGAGCAGATGACGGACACCGCCTTGAATAGCGCCGACACCGACTGGTATCTAGTACAACTTTATGACTATTTAGAAGAGCTAAAAGTCACTCGAATTAACGCTAACTATTCACGTTACCTGATTGACTTAAATCGAGACTGTAGCGGTAAAGTGCTGTACAAAGGAGCTGATAATACTGAGCTTTGCCCAACATCGACCTTTGATTTAGAAGCACTATACGAAGAAGACGAAGAGCCTGATTCGCATGAGGTCGCTCGACGAACAGAATTGTACTGGAAACCGTATCATCAAGAGTTAGAGCGCCTAATTAAGCAAGCCAAAGACAAGTTCGGTTATTGTTTACTGTTTGAAGCACACACCATTCAGTCCCACGTTCCGCGTTTCTTCGATGGCCAGTTGCCAGACTTTAACTTCGGCACAAACGAAGGCCAAACTGTAAGCGACGAGCTTAAAGCAGTGCTCGAAAACTTCGATACCGGTGACTATTCAAAAATTATCAACGGACGCTTTAAAGGCGGTTTTATTACTCGTCAATACGCCAAGCCAGAGGATAATATCTATACCATCCAGCTAGAGTTGTCGCAGGCTACGTATTTAAATGAAAAATTAAGATTGTTTGATAAGGAAAAGGCGCATAAGGTTGGGGGAGTGATTAAGGACTTAGTCCTGAAGTTGCAATGCGCTGCTTTTGACCGCTATTAA
- the hutC gene encoding histidine utilization repressor, with the protein MTEANTHRYMVVKNFIKQGIEDESWAEHKRVPSENQLVETCGVSRMTARRALDELTEEGILYRVQGRGTFVAPKKLHSPMLEIRNIADEVQDRGGEYSNELILLQKEHCPTHLLHYFDLEEGEDIFHSIMVHKENKKPIQIEQRYVNPKAAPDYLKQNFNEMTPNVYLSEVAPLTQAEHQIEAKEADPFMRITLKLQENEPVLSIDRTTWSKELLVSYCQLFHPASRFKLTGRFTTEHQLTEL; encoded by the coding sequence ATGACTGAAGCTAATACTCACCGTTATATGGTGGTAAAAAACTTTATAAAACAAGGTATTGAAGACGAAAGTTGGGCGGAGCACAAACGAGTGCCCTCTGAGAATCAGCTGGTGGAAACCTGTGGCGTCAGTCGCATGACAGCTCGCCGCGCTTTAGATGAACTGACCGAAGAAGGTATTTTGTATCGCGTTCAGGGCCGCGGCACTTTTGTCGCTCCAAAGAAGCTCCATTCGCCGATGCTCGAAATTAGAAATATCGCCGACGAAGTTCAAGATCGTGGTGGAGAATATTCTAATGAATTGATTTTATTGCAAAAAGAGCACTGCCCTACTCACCTTTTACACTACTTTGACTTAGAGGAAGGCGAAGACATTTTCCACTCGATCATGGTCCACAAAGAAAATAAAAAGCCGATTCAGATTGAGCAACGTTACGTTAATCCCAAAGCTGCGCCGGATTACTTAAAACAGAATTTTAATGAGATGACGCCGAACGTCTATCTATCAGAAGTAGCGCCACTAACGCAGGCCGAACATCAAATCGAAGCCAAAGAGGCAGATCCCTTTATGCGGATCACCCTAAAGCTGCAAGAGAATGAGCCGGTGTTATCGATTGATAGAACGACTTGGTCGAAAGAACTCTTGGTCAGCTATTGCCAATTATTCCACCCTGCCAGCCGTTTTAAGCTGACTGGACGATTTACTACTGAACACCAACTGACCGAGCTTTAG
- the hutU gene encoding urocanate hydratase: MSERFDASREIRAPKGTELNAKSWLTEAPLRMLMNNLDPDVAEHPQGLVVYGGIGRAARNWECYDKIVESLKELNDDETLLVQSGKPVGVFKTHADAPRVLIANSNLVPHWANWEHFNELDRKGLMMYGQMTAGSWIYIGSQGIVQGTYETFVEAGRQHFDGNTTGKWILTGGLGGMGGAQPLAATMAGYCMIAVECDETRIDFRLRTGYVDKKATSIDEALKMLQEALDNGEAISIGLLGNAADVFPELQKRGVKPDLVTDQTSAHDPVNGYLPQGWTLEEWREKAQSSPEEVTKAAKQSMAVQVKAMVEFAHAGIPTVDYGNNIRQMALEEGVENAFDFPGFVPAYIRPLFCRGVGPFRWVALSGDPEDIYKTDQKVKEIIADDPHLHNWLDMAKERIQFQGLPSRICWVGLGLRHKLGLAFNEMVKNGELKAPVVIGRDHLDSGSVASPNRETEGMKDGSDAVSDWPLLNAMLNVAGGATWVSLHHGGGVGMGFSQHSGVVICCDGTDEAAARINRVLFNDPATGVMRHADAGYEAAVECAKENNLNLPMVK, from the coding sequence ATGAGCGAACGTTTTGATGCAAGTCGCGAGATAAGAGCGCCAAAAGGTACAGAGTTAAACGCAAAGTCATGGTTAACCGAAGCACCGCTTCGCATGTTAATGAACAATTTAGATCCAGATGTTGCAGAGCATCCGCAAGGCCTAGTGGTTTATGGCGGTATTGGTCGAGCGGCTCGTAACTGGGAATGTTATGACAAAATCGTTGAGTCGTTGAAAGAACTTAACGATGATGAAACGCTTTTAGTACAGTCGGGAAAGCCTGTAGGCGTTTTTAAAACTCACGCTGATGCACCGCGAGTTTTAATCGCGAACTCAAACCTAGTGCCACACTGGGCAAACTGGGAACACTTCAACGAGCTAGACCGAAAAGGTTTAATGATGTACGGCCAGATGACGGCGGGCTCTTGGATTTATATTGGCAGCCAAGGCATTGTGCAAGGCACCTACGAAACGTTTGTTGAAGCGGGTCGTCAACACTTCGACGGCAACACCACAGGCAAATGGATTTTAACCGGCGGTCTTGGTGGTATGGGTGGTGCGCAGCCGCTTGCTGCAACCATGGCAGGCTATTGCATGATCGCCGTTGAGTGCGACGAAACGCGTATCGATTTCCGCCTGCGCACGGGCTATGTCGATAAGAAAGCCACCAGCATTGATGAAGCTTTAAAAATGCTACAAGAAGCTTTGGACAATGGCGAGGCGATTTCGATTGGTTTACTGGGCAACGCGGCTGACGTGTTCCCTGAGCTTCAAAAGCGTGGCGTTAAACCTGACTTAGTGACTGACCAAACATCAGCACATGATCCTGTGAATGGTTATTTGCCACAAGGCTGGACACTTGAAGAGTGGCGCGAAAAAGCGCAATCTAGCCCTGAAGAAGTGACTAAAGCGGCGAAACAATCCATGGCCGTTCAAGTCAAAGCTATGGTTGAGTTTGCTCATGCCGGCATCCCAACCGTCGATTACGGTAACAACATTCGCCAAATGGCGCTGGAAGAAGGTGTCGAAAACGCTTTTGATTTCCCAGGCTTTGTTCCAGCTTATATCCGCCCTCTTTTCTGCCGCGGCGTAGGTCCATTCCGCTGGGTAGCGCTTTCAGGTGATCCAGAAGATATTTACAAAACCGACCAAAAAGTGAAAGAAATCATCGCTGACGATCCGCATCTTCACAACTGGCTGGATATGGCGAAAGAGCGTATTCAATTCCAAGGCTTACCATCGCGTATCTGCTGGGTCGGCTTAGGCTTACGCCATAAACTAGGCTTGGCATTCAATGAAATGGTTAAAAATGGCGAGCTAAAAGCGCCAGTTGTCATTGGTCGTGACCACTTAGATTCAGGCTCAGTAGCCAGCCCAAATCGCGAAACGGAAGGCATGAAAGATGGCTCTGACGCTGTATCTGATTGGCCTTTACTGAACGCCATGTTGAACGTAGCTGGTGGCGCCACTTGGGTATCGTTGCACCACGGCGGCGGCGTTGGCATGGGCTTCTCGCAGCACTCAGGCGTCGTGATTTGCTGTGATGGTACTGACGAAGCTGCCGCACGCATTAATCGTGTACTCTTCAATGATCCAGCGACAGGCGTTATGCGCCACGCAGATGCTGGCTACGAGGCAGCTGTCGAGTGCGCTAAAGAAAATAACTTAAACCTTCCAATGGTTAAGTAG
- the hutH gene encoding histidine ammonia-lyase, with amino-acid sequence MTMYTLTPGKLTLADCRDIYSKPCQIELNADFYPVIDRSAQTVANVVENNQTVYGINTGFGLLASTRIPREKLELLQESLVLSHAAGIGELLPDNVVRLLMVLKLSSLSQGHSGVRRETVDALIKLVNHEVYPCIPEKGSVGASGDLAPLAHMSCTLIGVGEVRHKGKIISAVEGLKAAGLEPLTLAAKEGLALLNGTQCSTALALAGLFGAENNFSAAIVAGGLTVDAVLGSVAPFDARIHEVRGHDGQKKVALSLLNLIKGSELNESHEDCDKVQDPYSLRCQPQVMGAALDHMRFAASVLLTEANAVSDNPLVFPEDGDIISGGNFHAEPVAMSSDLLAIVISEVGAIVERRIALMLDKHLSGLPAFLVEDSGVNSGFMIAQVTAAALASENKTLAHPASVDSLPTSANQEDHVSMATFAARRLRDMNFNTAGVIAVELLSAAQGLDFRAPLKTSATLQKAYDAIREEVPYYDKDRHFGPDIEAIRELIDSGLFNQFAKELELPSL; translated from the coding sequence ATGACAATGTATACATTAACTCCAGGCAAGTTGACGCTTGCCGACTGTCGAGACATTTACTCGAAGCCTTGTCAGATCGAACTAAACGCTGACTTTTACCCAGTGATCGACCGCTCGGCGCAAACAGTCGCAAACGTCGTCGAAAACAACCAGACGGTTTACGGTATTAACACGGGCTTCGGTTTGCTCGCTTCAACACGCATTCCACGCGAAAAATTAGAGCTTCTACAAGAAAGTTTAGTGCTTTCTCATGCCGCAGGCATTGGCGAGTTACTTCCTGATAACGTAGTTCGCTTATTGATGGTGCTTAAACTGTCGAGTCTATCGCAAGGCCACTCAGGCGTGCGTCGCGAGACGGTTGATGCACTGATTAAACTAGTAAACCATGAAGTCTATCCGTGCATTCCGGAAAAAGGCTCTGTCGGTGCCTCAGGCGATCTAGCGCCACTAGCGCACATGAGTTGTACGCTAATTGGCGTCGGTGAAGTACGTCATAAAGGCAAAATTATCAGTGCCGTTGAAGGCTTAAAAGCTGCTGGGCTAGAGCCTTTGACGTTAGCCGCCAAAGAAGGCCTAGCGCTACTGAACGGTACCCAATGCTCAACGGCGCTAGCCTTAGCAGGATTGTTCGGCGCGGAAAACAATTTCTCAGCAGCGATAGTCGCTGGTGGTTTAACGGTTGATGCCGTGCTTGGTTCAGTTGCACCTTTCGATGCACGAATTCATGAAGTTCGTGGCCATGATGGTCAAAAGAAAGTGGCCTTGTCGTTACTGAATCTAATCAAGGGCAGTGAATTAAACGAATCACACGAAGACTGCGACAAGGTACAAGATCCATACTCTTTACGTTGTCAGCCTCAGGTCATGGGCGCAGCTCTCGACCACATGCGTTTCGCTGCTTCGGTATTATTAACTGAAGCCAATGCGGTTTCTGATAACCCGCTAGTCTTCCCCGAAGACGGCGATATTATTTCTGGCGGTAACTTCCACGCAGAGCCAGTCGCTATGTCCTCTGACTTATTGGCCATCGTTATCTCTGAAGTGGGTGCGATTGTGGAGCGTCGTATTGCTCTTATGCTCGATAAACACCTAAGCGGCCTACCAGCCTTCTTAGTCGAAGACAGTGGCGTTAATTCAGGCTTTATGATCGCACAGGTGACTGCCGCAGCATTAGCCTCAGAAAATAAAACATTGGCGCACCCTGCTTCTGTCGATAGTTTACCAACGTCAGCCAATCAAGAAGATCACGTTTCTATGGCTACCTTCGCGGCGCGACGTTTACGCGATATGAACTTCAATACTGCTGGCGTCATTGCAGTTGAGTTATTAAGTGCAGCACAAGGACTGGACTTTAGAGCACCACTTAAAACCTCAGCGACGCTACAGAAAGCTTACGATGCGATCCGTGAAGAAGTCCCTTATTACGATAAAGATCGCCACTTTGGCCCAGATATTGAAGCCATTCGTGAGTTAATTGATAGCGGCTTATTTAATCAATTCGCTAAAGAGTTAGAACTTCCTAGTTTATAA
- a CDS encoding YceI family protein, with product MLKVKHLLSSFIVMLSFFTPFSAVAAEYNQLVKEDSKIEFSGVQNRKTSFTGHFKEFDVEATFDSHNLEASQIDVVIELASVESGSEKRDTKLKKGNWFDIENSPRSYFKSSSIKSVSKGVYEITGDLKIKGITKPYSFKLEIRELVDLLHLSGNFTINRLDFDLGLGAWENPDWVKHEVDVEFYIAVKSRKK from the coding sequence ATGTTGAAAGTTAAACATTTGTTGAGCAGTTTTATTGTAATGTTGAGTTTTTTCACGCCATTCTCCGCAGTGGCTGCCGAGTATAACCAGCTAGTAAAAGAAGACAGTAAAATTGAATTTAGCGGTGTACAAAATCGTAAAACATCATTCACTGGTCACTTCAAAGAGTTTGACGTTGAAGCGACTTTTGATAGCCATAATTTAGAGGCTAGCCAGATAGATGTTGTTATCGAACTGGCATCGGTTGAAAGTGGCAGCGAAAAGCGTGACACAAAGCTCAAAAAAGGTAACTGGTTTGATATTGAGAACTCACCTAGAAGTTACTTTAAGTCAAGTTCTATTAAGTCTGTTTCTAAAGGTGTTTATGAAATAACTGGCGACTTGAAAATTAAAGGAATAACAAAGCCTTACAGCTTTAAATTAGAAATTCGTGAACTAGTCGACTTGTTGCATTTGTCAGGTAATTTTACAATCAATCGTCTCGATTTTGACCTCGGGCTTGGTGCTTGGGAAAACCCAGACTGGGTGAAGCATGAGGTTGACGTTGAGTTTTATATAGCTGTGAAATCCAGAAAAAAATAA
- a CDS encoding DUF4139 domain-containing protein, producing the protein MHITHNSHSLLTLLVSVALGTTAVSAHAKTKSEAVTIYSSAQPGSISPNVYRPIPGQHYGHYNVPGYAVVRSTQSHKLDKGLNRLEVNDVAALLDPTTVSFRSLTDPEAHVLEQNYQFDLVSQQKLLQRYLGKTIIVEQVQGDDINRIEGELISATGGLVLKDTRGNIHSIRNYSNIKFPQLPGGLRTKPTLVWDLNATQSGQQNIELSYQTEGMTWWSDYNVVYNEEDNCTLDLSAWVSIINQSGANFENAKLKLIAGDVNRAQPEQPSRNHMVYEKVASVADGSRGFEEKAFFEYHLYTLGRPATLPNNSTKQLELFPSVSSISCNKELVFDASSQYRYVGLNTNQSYGRNTQGDVNVYLRFDNSEKNNMGMPLPAGRIRVNQKDSDGSLEFIGEDIIDHTPKDEDVLIKMGNAFDIKGERKQTDYRVDTKARTMSESFEITLRNHKPEAADVVIRETLYRWSEWEIGRKSHSFIKQDSRHIHFDVSIPANGEVTVTYTVNYSW; encoded by the coding sequence ATGCACATTACACATAACTCACATAGCCTTTTAACATTACTTGTCAGCGTAGCGTTAGGTACAACTGCTGTTTCCGCACATGCAAAAACAAAAAGCGAAGCCGTTACCATCTACAGCAGCGCTCAGCCCGGCTCTATTTCACCAAATGTCTACCGCCCTATTCCTGGGCAACATTATGGTCACTACAATGTCCCAGGATACGCTGTCGTTCGTAGCACTCAATCTCACAAGCTCGACAAAGGTCTAAACCGACTCGAAGTTAACGACGTCGCTGCTCTTCTTGACCCAACCACGGTATCATTTCGTTCATTAACTGACCCTGAAGCGCATGTTTTGGAACAAAACTACCAGTTTGACCTGGTTAGCCAGCAGAAATTACTGCAGCGCTATTTAGGAAAAACCATTATTGTAGAACAAGTGCAAGGTGATGATATTAATCGCATTGAAGGTGAGCTGATTAGCGCTACAGGAGGTCTTGTCCTAAAAGATACACGCGGCAACATTCATAGCATTAGGAATTACAGTAACATCAAGTTTCCACAACTTCCCGGTGGCTTGCGGACAAAGCCTACCCTGGTCTGGGATTTGAATGCGACCCAATCTGGTCAGCAAAATATTGAACTGAGCTACCAGACGGAAGGCATGACTTGGTGGTCAGATTATAACGTTGTCTATAACGAGGAAGATAACTGCACACTCGATCTGTCGGCATGGGTTAGTATTATTAATCAATCTGGCGCTAATTTTGAGAATGCCAAGCTGAAACTGATTGCGGGTGATGTCAATCGGGCGCAGCCAGAACAGCCTAGTAGAAACCATATGGTTTATGAAAAAGTGGCATCAGTAGCAGACGGTTCCAGAGGCTTTGAAGAAAAAGCCTTCTTTGAATACCACCTCTATACGCTTGGCCGCCCGGCTACACTTCCTAATAACTCCACAAAGCAGCTGGAGCTGTTCCCTTCCGTAAGTTCAATAAGCTGTAACAAAGAGCTGGTATTCGACGCATCAAGCCAATATCGCTATGTCGGCCTCAATACCAATCAAAGTTATGGCCGCAATACGCAAGGCGACGTTAATGTGTATTTGCGCTTTGATAATAGCGAAAAAAATAACATGGGAATGCCTTTGCCGGCTGGGCGCATTCGAGTTAATCAGAAAGACTCGGACGGCAGTTTGGAGTTCATTGGCGAAGACATTATTGATCATACGCCTAAAGATGAAGACGTTTTGATTAAGATGGGTAATGCTTTTGATATTAAAGGCGAACGCAAACAAACCGACTATCGAGTCGATACCAAAGCTCGAACCATGAGCGAAAGCTTTGAAATTACGCTACGAAACCACAAACCTGAAGCCGCGGATGTCGTCATTAGAGAAACCTTGTATCGCTGGTCTGAGTGGGAAATTGGGCGTAAATCTCACAGTTTCATCAAACAAGACTCCCGCCATATCCACTTTGATGTATCTATTCCGGCTAACGGAGAGGTTACGGTGACTTACACGGTAAACTACTCATGGTAA